From Stigmatella erecta, one genomic window encodes:
- the htpX gene encoding protease HtpX, with amino-acid sequence MKGSFFKRITLFLLTNLAVVAALGIVARLLGVESFLARQGSGLNLPALLIMSAVMGFAGSIISLLISKPMAKWSTGAQVITAPRTEAERWLLSTVQRLAQNAGIGMPEVAVYDSPDMNAFATGARRNSALVAVSTGLLHGMERDEVEAVLGHEVAHVANGDMVTLTLLQGVLNTFVIFLSRVVGFFVDRFLNRSEDGEESAGTGPGYFLTSLVLQIVFGIGASLIVAWYSRRREYRADVGGAQLVNPNAMARALNRLRMQQGEPSLLPSSMRAFGIRGEGMMALFASHPPLEERIQRLTDGSWKN; translated from the coding sequence CACGCTGTTCCTGCTGACCAACCTGGCGGTGGTGGCGGCGCTGGGCATCGTCGCCAGGCTGCTGGGCGTGGAGAGCTTCCTCGCCCGGCAGGGCTCGGGGCTGAACCTGCCGGCGCTGCTCATCATGTCGGCGGTGATGGGCTTCGCGGGCAGCATCATCTCGCTGCTCATCTCCAAGCCGATGGCGAAGTGGAGCACGGGGGCCCAGGTCATCACCGCGCCGCGCACGGAGGCCGAGCGGTGGCTGCTGAGCACGGTGCAGCGGCTGGCGCAGAACGCGGGCATCGGGATGCCCGAGGTGGCCGTCTATGACAGCCCGGACATGAACGCCTTCGCCACGGGGGCCCGGCGCAACAGCGCGCTGGTGGCGGTGTCCACGGGGCTGCTGCACGGCATGGAGCGGGACGAGGTGGAGGCGGTGCTCGGCCACGAGGTGGCGCACGTGGCCAACGGGGACATGGTGACGCTCACGCTGCTGCAGGGCGTGCTCAACACCTTCGTCATCTTCCTGAGCCGGGTGGTGGGCTTCTTCGTGGACCGGTTCCTCAACCGCTCCGAGGACGGCGAGGAGAGCGCGGGCACGGGGCCGGGCTACTTCCTCACCAGCCTGGTGCTGCAGATCGTCTTCGGCATTGGCGCCAGCCTCATCGTGGCCTGGTACAGCCGCCGGCGGGAGTACCGCGCGGACGTGGGCGGCGCGCAGCTGGTGAACCCGAATGCCATGGCGCGCGCGCTCAACCGGCTGCGCATGCAGCAGGGGGAGCCGAGCCTGCTGCCCTCCAGCATGCGGGCCTTCGGCATCCGCGGCGAGGGCATGATGGCGCTCTTCGCCAGCCACCCGCCGCTCGAGGAGCGCATCCAGCGCCTGACCGACGGCAGCTGGAAGAACTAA